A single window of Lynx canadensis isolate LIC74 chromosome C2, mLynCan4.pri.v2, whole genome shotgun sequence DNA harbors:
- the LOC115523860 gene encoding NADH dehydrogenase [ubiquinone] 1 beta subcomplex subunit 1-like, producing MTMTIKSSELKTPSRVPLPILELLQTNKKAQKDVQTGRGVVFGTKAAALMTNVTHIACGHWVHILVPMGFVLGCYLDRKYEEKLTAFWNKSLLFKRELRPSEEVTWK from the exons ATGACTATGACAATTAAGTCCAGTGAGTTAAAGACGCCCAGCAGAGTGCCACTGCCCATATTAGAGCTCTTGCAGACAAATAAGAAGGCTCAA AAAGATGTGCAGACTGGCCGTGGGGTCGTTTTTGGCACCAAGGCTGCAGCACTCATGACAAACGTCACTCACATTGCTTGTGGCCACTGGGTACATATACTTGTGCCAATGGGATTTGTCCTTGGATGTTATCTAGACAGAAAGTATGAAGAAAAGCTAACTGCCTTCTGGAATAAGAGTTTGCTGTTTAAGAGGGAATTGAGACCCAGTGAAGAAGTCACCTGGAAGTAA